CATGTGGGTGGAAAGGAGGCGGACAGGCCCACTCTGAGCTCTAGGGACCCCGATGAGGCCCCCGACGGGCTGGAAGGTGAAGAGATCTATCGTGCTGACCTCCTACTGAAGTGTGTAGCAGCCTGACACTCAGGCAGTGAGTCCCCTGCAGTCTCGGCTTTTTGGGGAGGTGACATTTGTGTTTTGCATGAGGAAACTGATATCCAGCCTGGACAGTCCCTGCTCCCGGGTTAGGGGGAGGGCTGGGAGAGCCGGGAGGTTGGCAGACAGGTTACCTCAACCATGCCTAGAAGAGCCCAAACCTGAAGGCAAGGTGAGAGGGCGATATCCCACGGTCTTCTGGGGTCACGAGGGCAAGGAGCAGACATGGCGGGCAGGGGAAGGCGAGAGGGAGGGCGGCAGGACAGCCCGGTGTCTGCTCAGGGGTGGTGCGGGGACAGGCGTGGGGCGGACGGTGCAGTGGGGACTTCAGGCTCAGGGAGGAGGGCCTGCCGGGCACTCCGCGAGGCCTGGGGGACAAGGATGCAGGGAACAGCCAGGCAGTTCTGGGGCAGGAAGCGTGCTCCAGGGCCCTCGCAGCAGGGCTGCACGAGGAGAGCGTCCCAGACGCAGAGCCGGCCAGGGTGGAGGTCGTGGGGAAGCGCAGGCCAGCAGGGCCCCGGCCCCTGGGAAGAGCCCTGGGGCGGCAGCTCCAGAGGGAGAGGCTGCAGGCGGGACAGCCCCGGGACCCGCCCAGCAGCAGGAGCCAGCGGGAGGGGCTCCTGAGAGTCCCGGGgcctcacacacacagaccctaCGCGCTTTCTCAGCAGCCCTGAGTGTCTGCATCCTACAGGCGAGACCATCTGGGACCCCAGAGGTCGGAGCCCCCCTCCGCCCCTAGTTCTGCCCGCAGCGTGGAGGCCGCAGGGAGCCAGCTGCCTCCTGAGTGAGCTCGGCCTCGGGGTGGCGACACTGCCTCCCGGAAATCCAGCAGGTTCCAGAGCAGCCGGCCAGCGAGACGCCCCCTCTCCTCCTTCGGGCTCCTTCCCGCTCTGTCTCCCCGGGGCAGCCCTGCTGATAGCCCCGGACCACGGGGACGCTGTCGAGCAGGGAGGCCCCGGGGGCTCGCACGCTTCCCTCCGCTGTCGGCCGCCACCCCTGGGCAGCCTCCCCGGCCTCCCTCGCCCCGTCCCCGAGGCTCCCCAGCGCCTCTCGGGGGTGGACAGGGGCCGCGCGCCGCCCGCCGCCCAGCGGCCGGTCTGGAGAGGCTGACCCGGGCCGGGCGGCGGCCTGGGCGAGGGCGGGGAAGCCGAGTCCCGCTGCTGACGGGAGGGCGCGCCGGGCTGGGCAAAACCACTTTCAGTAAGCAATTCCCGCGGACCCTGCTGTAAGCAGCGTACAGACCATTGTTTCAAAGCCCGGTTTTAGGTCTGCGAGTTTACATCGATAAGGTAACCATCGTCAGAAATGGACAAGGCCGCAGAATTTGCTGTCGGACGTGCTGGGCTGACAGGTCCAGCCAGGGGCCGCCGAGGCTCGGCTGGAGGCCCCCGAGGATGGCGTGGACCGGGGCGGTGCCCGCACGTGCCCTCGGGTGAGGCTCTGACCCTgcctgaaggcgggaggaggtgGCAGAAAGGCCTGGAACGTTCCCACGTTCAGGGCTGGGTGGAGAAGCAGCGGCGTGACCGAGGCCGTGAGTAGTCAGAGAGGCATGCGGGCAACGCTTCATGAACGAAGCGGAGAaggcgggggccggggcggggcgcccGGCCGCGCGGGGGCCCCTCGCGTCTTGTGGGTTTTCCTGGGTGTCTCCTTGTGCGCATTGATGGGTTttgctgtgccgggtcttcgttgCGGCGCGTGGGGTCCTTTTTTGTGTGTCTTAGTAACAGCATGTGAACTctgctgtggcacgtgggatctagctcgatccctgagcagggatcgaacccgggcgccctgcactgggagtgaggAGGCTTAGCCACCCGAcgtccagggaagcccccatcttgTTAGTTCTCATGGGGTTCCCCGTCCTGACCCCCTCCGGCTACCTCACCGGGGTGCCTGGGGTGACCTCCCCAAAGCACCCACAGCCGCTTCCTCTCCTGCTCAGGACCGCTGTGACCCTCTGTTGCCGCCAGGGTATTCCAAACCCTTTCACTGGCTTCTACAGCTTTAAACAAGTAACTGCTTTGTTGAGACATAATTCACATACCCCAAAATTCACTCTtcttaaagtatacaattcagtggttctCAGTATGTTCAGAGTGCAACCATTACCACAGTCAGCTTTTCTCGCCCGCAGATACGATTTGGACTTGCTGATTGCAGGCGTCTCATACAAGTGGGGCCGTAAGCGCTCTGGCCTTTGTGACTGGTTTCCTTGACGCCGCACAGTGTTTCAAAGGTTCCTGCGTGCTGCAGCAAACCTGTGTGttccagcctctctcctggctgagTAGTTGTCTCATCTTACGATACACACCATGTTTCACTAACCGGTTCCTCAGGGATGGACTTTTGGATTGTCTCCACATTGGGGCTATTACCATGTTGCCATGACCATTCTGGTGAAAGCCCTCGTGTGGATAAacgtttttattttcttaagtacATACAGACCTAGGAGTAaagctgctggatcatatggtaactctaacATTTTGAGAATTGTTAAACATTTTCCAAAGCGgctgccccattttacagctCTGCTAAGCATGCATgtgctatggtgttggagaagactcttgagagtcccttggatacaaggagatcagccctgaatactcactgggaggactgatgctgaagctggaactccaatactttggtcaccggacgtgaagagctgactcactggaaaagaccctgatgttgggaaagattgagggtggaaggagaaggggacgacagaggatgagatggttggacggcatcaccgactcaatggacatgagtttgggtgaactccgggagttggtgatggacagggaggcctggcgtgctgcagtccatggggttgcagagtcagacagctTAGTGACAGAACACAACAGTAGCACGTATGCGGCTCCAGTTTCTCCACACCTCACCGGCACTTACTTCCTGTTTTTTAAATAGCCATCCTCGTGGGCGTGAAGTGGTGtttcagtgtggttttgattcgcatttcccCAGTGACTAACCGTGAGTGCCTTTTCActtgcttgttggccatttgtgtatctttttcagagaaatgtctattcaaatcctttgcccatttacaattgtgttatttgtctttttattattgtgtgtgagctttctttatatattctggatatccATCTCTCATCGGACATGACTTGCAGATGGTTTTCTTCCCGTCTGTGGGTTCTCTCATCACTCTCTTGACAGTGTCCTGTGAACCATAAGCCCAACTTAtctggggcatccctggtggctcactggtaaagaatccacccgcaaggcaggagatgtggggtcgctccctgccctgggaagatcccctggaaaaggaaatggcaacccaccccagtgttcttgcctgggaaatcccatggagagaggagcctggcgggctacagtccatggggtcccaagagtcgaacactactcaacaactaaaccaccagccaCGACCAGCAACTTATTTATCCTTTCGGTgacttgtgcttttggtgtcatgtcaGAATCTGCCGCCTAACCAAGGTCGCAACAATTTacacttctgttttcttctaagagcttttttgtttttagctcCTCCGTCTGGGTGTAGATCCATTCTGGGTTCATCTTTAATGTGAGGTAGGAGCCGCGCTTCGCTCCCTGGCACGTGGACAGGCAGCtgtcccagcaccgcttgttgcAAAGGTCATCCTTTCCCCCGCTGAGCTGCCCACGGCCTTTTGTAAACTGGTTCGTAGTCCCGCGGCTGCATCTTCCGCCTCACTCCTACTCCAGCTCGCCCTCCACTTCCAGCCCCATTACACGAGTGGTCTTCCCCAATGAGTCAAGCTCCTTCTCACTTCTGGCCCACTTCCCTACATGCTATTCTTTTACTGGAAGATCTTCCTGAACCTTCCTCATCACCTGGCTTTCTTCTCCGAAAATCTGGTAGGTCAGGTTTAGACGTCGTGACTTCCAGAAAGCCTTTCCTAAGCTCCCAGTGAAGTTTTAACACAGGGCCATGCTCCCCAGGGGTCCTGTACTTCTTAACCCCAAGAGGAGCTCCTTTGGTCCCTGGAACATAGTCGTGCGAgcctgctaagtcccttcaggcgtgtctgactctgtgcggccccgtggactgtagcctagaaTACCGGGGCGCCCTCAGTAATacttgccacgccctcctccggggatcttcctgacccagggattgaacctacacgaGTTCATTGGCGGGTGagctctttaccattagcgccccctgggaagcccgggACATAGTAGGGATTCAGTGATTCTGATGAGTGGACGAATCCCAGGAGTCGAGAAGAAGGCTGATTTGCACTGTGTGTTGCTGCAGAGAGTAAGGAGACTGAGACCTGGGAACCCCTCCAGGTGTGACTGCTTTTCTCGTTACAAACAGGGAGGAGTCTCAGCAGCGCCGGGGTTCAGAAGCCGGCGTGGGGGTGAGTGAGCACCAAGGAGAAGGCGATACTTTGGTGGGAAACTGTTCATTCTGCAGTCGTCTGAGGGGAGGCGGGAGCTGGGCTGGCGCCACAGAACAGCTCAGAAAGACAGGGTCAAGAGCTCCGTTGCACTTCTGCACATGTGTCTGTGAACTCCAGAGCCTCGGGGAGTTTGACTTCTCAGGAGAGACCCTTTCTTAGCTTCTTCTGTGTGAATTCCAGGGCCTGGCCATGATTTCCCCTCCGGTTACCCCTCCCCTCCCGGTGGGAGAACACACACCATCACCCTGTCCTTGAGCTGACCTCAGCACCCCAGGAATAGAAAGGTTCTGGGAGCGACCAGGGCCTTGTCCCAAATTGGTCTAAGCTACATCTGGCCCAGGAAAAGACAGCCTGTAAGAGTCCCTTGTTTGGGCAGAAAAAGCAAGGAGCAGGTGGAGCATCTTGTTGGCACCACACTgtcttccctctctgcccctcaTTCCCTGGCacgaccccccacccccccgccgccccccagaTCACTCAGACAGGCTAGAATGATGTGGCTGTAAGGTTTTAATTTTTCGGTGTCTTCCTCGTCTGTCTTCATCCCGAGCGGCCCACGTCTCTGGCATGCTCCTCCCAGAGGTAAATGTGCCTGACGATGAGCCCGCCCGCCTGGTTGGCGTTTGCCAGCAGCCTCACACAGCTCACCTGGTGCCCCACGGACCTGGGCACTACCTCCTGATCCAGCTGCCCCTCTAGGAGGCGGCCCAGCAGGACGAAGCTAGAGCAGCGCTGCGGCATCCCCTCGGGCCCGTAGCCCAGCTCCACCTGCCCCCTCTCCAGGGCGTACTTGCCCTCCACGATGGTGCCCGTCAGCACCTGCACCCTCCTCAGGTCGGCCGGCTGGTTCAGGATGACGGTCAGGTGGTTGCCGGCACTCACATTGAGGGTCCAGAAGAAGGACTCATCCAGGGTGTAGGCCTCCCAGGGGGAGTGGACCTCGAATACCTTCATGTCGGTGAAGGCGGCTCCGGGCGGGTTGTCAGGGGCGTAGGAGCTCTTTCTGTGCGCGCCCAAGGCCTTCTGCCTGTCGTTCCGGGGGTCGTAGGGGGCCCTGTGGTAGAAGAGGAAGGGCGTGCACAGGATGGGGTCCTTCTGGGCCAGGAGGACGCGGAAGTGGGCGAGCAGCCTGTCGAGGGGCTTCTCCCGGTAGAAGAGGAGCAGGAAGTGGGCCAGCGTCGGCAGGTCGCTGCTGCGGAAGAGCTTGCCCAGGACGCCCAGGTTGGCGAACTCCAGGAAGGCCCAGGGCTGAGACCGCAGCGCCTCCACCTTCCACTGCAAGTGGCTGATGAAACTGGGGGCGCAGAAGGCGTTGTCCTCCAGCAGCAGGAAGTACTCTGAGAGCTTCGAGGCGGAGCTCAGGAGGAAGGCGTGATCCACGTTCTGCTCGGAGTAGAGCTCCCGTCCGGAGGCCCCGGAGGCCCCGGCGCCCGCGGGCGGGTAGGCGTCTGGGGGGGCGTGGATCAGCAGCAGCTGCCCCGCCAAGATCTGCGGGCTGAAGAGGCTGGAAATGTGCAGGACGGTCTCCCCGAGCCAGGCGGGGTCGGCGCCCGCCAGGTGGACCAGCACCGTGAGGCGCTTCTGCTCCACCTTCGAGGTGGCGCGGAACACCGAGAGGAGCGTGTACAGCAGGCTGCTGGGGTCGGGCCCCGGCCGGGGCCGCGAGGAGACGCCCACCGTCAGCCACGCTGGGGAGGCAAGCGGCGGCGTCAGCGGGCGGGCGCCGGCTCTCTCCCGCCCGCccccctggagtgggctgcagaCCCTCGCTGTGCGGAGTGCGGCCCCACCGGGACTCTGCGCTTGGACGCCGTCAGCAGGTGCCTGGTGTGCGCGGAAGCCTGAGGAGCCCTGAGCCAGGGTGCTGAGCCTCGCGGCCGCCGAGGCTTCCTGGAGCCACGGTTCTGCCGCCCGCGGTTTAAGTGACCAGCACGCACACCAGCTGCTTTTACATTCACTGTGGTTCCTTCTGGTTTTACCTAGCTCATCTTCACAGAGCTCTCCTTtaaagaagatctcctggaaggaGCCCTCTCCTGGAAGTCAGGAGCCCGAGCCTGCCTCAGCTCTGTGGGGCCCGCGGGGCTCCTGGAGTCCCCGCACCCCTGAGCTGCGATCTGGGCAAGTCGGGCTGTGCGCCCCGAAGGCCCCCCTCTCCCAGGTACTTTCAGGCCCTCTTCCGGGGGCAGCCACTTTATCTCCCCCTCCTTGCTCCTCATCCCTGAGACCAGATGCCCTGACGGGGAGAGGACTGCCGGCCCACGGACTCCCAGGCGCCCcgccctctctccctgccttgtTTCTCCCAGTCCCcacctccttcttcttctttccctctatttctgcCCACACCAcgtggcattcaggatcttggTGCCCTGGGCAGGGACCCAGCCCACGCCCCTCGCAGTGGACGCGCAGAGTCCTCACCGCTGGACACCGGGGAGCcccctgcccttcctcctctcGACCCGCTTGATCCCAGGAGACCCACTGCCCCCTTGGAACTCACTCTTCTTTCTCTGCTGGAGTCTTTCCAGGTATTTGGAGGTGAGGTTCTTCCAGTCTTCTGGCGGTCCCAGGTCCTTCCTTCTCCTGTGGCTGTCCTCCTGGGGCACTGGCAGAGGCAACATCTGGTCCTTCTGCCATAGAAAGCACAGGCTTTATCGCTAGTGGTCTTTCCAGAGCTCCTCCGGGGAAAGAGTGGCTCACTCCCCCCAGAGTGAGCCCAGCGCGGTATCAGGACGTCTGACCACCGACCAGAGTATCCAGGGCTCACACAGTACTTGCTGTGTTCCTCGTCTTAACAAATATGGGGGGAGGGACAGGGAATCAGCTTCTCTGTGGACCAGTGGGTCCAGCCAGGTCCACACCCACCCCTTGGAGCCTCCTGCTCTCCCGTGAGAGGGATGGGTGCTGTtcacaccccccacccaccctgaaCCCACACAGTGAGGGCTAGGCCGCTACTTGGACCTTGACAGCCATCCTGTCCTGGTCGTCTTCAACTTCCCTGGGCATTTCCAGCGTGAACAGGAGCCACAGGACCCCGAGGCCCACTGAGACAACGCAGCAGCGCCAGAGGGGACAGTGCATGGCGGCTCCTGGGCGAGAGGGGGACAGGCCGGCATGGCTCCCCCGTCCACACCTCAGCCCGTCTCCCGCAGGCCCACCCCTCCCAGCCGTCCTCTGTCCACTGCGCACTCAGTCCCCACGCCTGCCCTCTGTCTGAGCCGGGACCAGAGCCCGCTTCCTGGCCGGCAGGGGGAGGCTGCCTGCCCCgggccctctgctgccctctctgtGCAGGTCTGGAGATTTCAATTCTCCAGGTTCTCCCTGCTCCAATGATCACGGTCTGCTGGGCCTTCATTGGTGAAGCCCGTTTATCTTAGAAAACAGATGGTTACCACCCACTCctacttttttaaacaaaagtcaaACTATTTATTAAAATAGCTGAACTTGAAGTGTTGCTAAGTGCTAAGCAGTTTGATGCCTTTCCTACTTTTTGTAAAGGACGTCCTTAATTTATTCCAACCCTTAATCTTATTCACAGACCTTGATTAGAACATAATTCTGTTAActcagagcaaaagaaaaatcCTTTCAGGACTGATGGGCTGCAGGAATTCAGACTGGCTCAGCCTCCAGAGCACTCGTATGCTGCTTTTTCCCTGTCTGTGTCTTTCCTCCAGGAAGAATGGGTTTTTCTGATTGTTTCTAAATGATCAGAAGAAAGGCTTTAATATACCTTGTCTCCCACGCGTGATCCTTTCTCTGCAGTCAgtacacaaaagaaaagaaatcgtCATCAGTAATTATGATGCTCCCAAGACTACGATATTCTCTAATTTCCCCCCATTTTCATGGCTCCCTGCCCCTTTACTATTTTGGTAGAGGTTACCATGCTTTTCTGCCTTAGCCATTTAGCTTTTTGATAAGAGTTATAAAAACAGTACTTATTCAGCAGGAAGACTTAGACTTTTCTTACCTGGCTTTCTTAAGCCAGGACTTTCAGCCTGATGGGTAATTCAGATACAAATCAGTACATGTGACAGAAACAGGCTTGTTTTTTGTAGACcatacatacatagatacatatattGAATAAAAGGCTTTACAACGACAGCCGGAGGCAGTCACCCTCAAGTACGCAGCCCTGTTCCCTCTGCTCCTGGCGTGCGGGTTACCTGTCACTCACTGGCGGCcccggtggggggtggggggtgcactGCCCTGTTGCAGCCCTGAGCCGGTCAGGCTCCTGGACGAGCAGGAGAGGAGCTGGGGTTCCGGAGGACCGGGCACCGCAAACTAGGCCCCCTCCCCGGTGCGCCGGCCTTGAGCTAGGCTCCCTCTGCGATGCTGCTCCGTGTCCCAGCCCACTGCCCCGTCGTCAGGGGGACCCCTGGCCAGGACGCACCCGGGGGCTGGGCTTGTCTGGGAGGCCCGGACTGGGTCCCTCCTGCCCGGGTGGCTGGCTCCCTGCTCTCGCCCCGTGAGGACGCTCTTTCCTCCTGCCATCTGCCCACGCTTCTTGCCCTACTGGGCCATTCCCATCATTGTCAAAAGGACACCAACCGTCTCCCAGGGGGTAATGcagcacccccacacacaccccaccgaAGAAATGTCCTTTCCAAGTCCTGCCCCCTGCCTCCGCAGCCGCGCTAGAATCTGTCGCCCTGAATCAGCCCACTTCATCTCACACTCCCTCTCTCCTCGTCTTCCTcagcctcctcctgctccagacACTTTGCCCGGCTCGGCTCTTGCCGCTGACTCTCCCCTCCCAGgctctttcctttgcttctcctcttcctcGCCAGCCCCGCCGGGTGCCCCAGGGCTCTGACCCAGCCCTGTGTCTTTACTATGTACACTACTCGTGAACACGTGTGCGCCCGTGTGCGTGTATACATACACGCATGCAGTTGTGTGTATATCCACCATTTCATATGTACTCCTAAGGCGGGTCTGACCTCCAGCCCCAGTTTCTTTCCTGAGCTCTGAAGGACCTGATGATTCACCATCTCCACTTGGATAAGACGTGTCTTCATTTTAACGGAGCCGAAGCAGAGCTACAGAGTCTTCCTACTTGCCAAATCTCCCCAAGTTCTCCCCATCTCAGTAAATAGCACCATCATTTTCCCAGCTCCTCATGGGAAAAATCCTTGCTACGTCTCTCCCCTTAACACTCCATGCTCCACCTACCTAGTTCTGTTGTCTCGTCCTCCCCAAAGCATCTGGAACGCGACCCTCTCTCCGTGTCTGCCGCTACATCATCTCCTGCCCGGACCACCGCCACCACAACACAGGGGCCTTTTACCCGGAGATCAAACTCCAGACCACGGCCTCCAAGGTCCTGCCTGACCTGGCCCTCTGCCTGCCTCGTGGACTCCATCTCCCACCCCCTAcgctgcccctcctccccaagcTGTTTGGGGGAGTGAGCATCCTTTGGACAAACCAAGCTGTTTCTTGAGTGCTGGCATTTGGTCTTCTTAGAACTTTCCTTCAGAGACTTTCCTTGAGCCGACTCCTCCCAACACGCAGGGTCTTTATGCGGCCTCAGGTCATCATGGTTAAAACAGCTCTCACCCTCTCCCATCCTCCCATCGGCTACCATGCATTCTCTTCTCTGCATTCACTTCTACCAGAAGCTATCTTACTTGTGTGTGTTGCTGTCTCCAGTCACTAGGCTGAGGGCCAGGCCTTCGCTTCACTCCATGCCGCATCCAGAGCGCTGCACAGCGCTGGCCCAGAGTGCTGGCTCGGCAAACATGTGTTGAGTCACAAGCTACTGGGACTCTGTGATGTGACGAGTGGTCACCTATCTCTTCAACAAACACATGCTGGGCTCCAGGGACGCTGCAGTGCCAGGAGAACCGGGCAGCTCACCGGAGAAGGGCACTACCTGGGCGACGGATAAGAGCTCAGAGTCTGGACTCACTCAGACTTGTTCTGCTAAGCTTACTGGCCATGTGATCTTGGCCAAACGACTCAATCTCTCTGAAGCCCAGTTCCTCACCTAGAAACTAAAAGATAACGATGCTCACTCAGCGAAATCCTTACGAGGGTGAAAAGAAATCGTCCACAGAAAAATGTCTGCTTATAGCCAGCACTCAGTAAACGCAGGCACTGTCGTGATAAGGGACGATGACCATTTCTCAGCCATGGACCCGGCACTGCCTCCCTTTCCGTCGTATCTGAAAGGCCCCTCTCCCTTTATCCCTAATCCCCACCCAGAGTTTACTTTTAGACTCTTAAACAGACGCACAGCATTTTGGGAACATTTCCGCATCTAATTCCTGCTTCTCTAAGTGCTTTAGAGGAGACAAACAGTGGTGAAAGAGGGGGAAAGACACATTTTTAAGCTGAAGTGTAGTAGACTTAGAGTGAAGATAAACGTTAAGCCCTGGCAGGCCCCTCCGCAGCGTGCAGAGAGGGGTGACCACCTGGGATG
The sequence above is a segment of the Ovis aries strain OAR_USU_Benz2616 breed Rambouillet chromosome 12, ARS-UI_Ramb_v3.0, whole genome shotgun sequence genome. Coding sequences within it:
- the LOC105616599 gene encoding alpha-1,3-mannosyl-glycoprotein 4-beta-N-acetylglucosaminyltransferase-like protein MGAT4E, which encodes MHCPLWRCCVVSVGLGVLWLLFTLEMPREVEDDQDRMAVKKDQMLPLPVPQEDSHRRRKDLGPPEDWKNLTSKYLERLQQRKKTWLTVGVSSRPRPGPDPSSLLYTLLSVFRATSKVEQKRLTVLVHLAGADPAWLGETVLHISSLFSPQILAGQLLLIHAPPDAYPPAGAGASGASGRELYSEQNVDHAFLLSSASKLSEYFLLLEDNAFCAPSFISHLQWKVEALRSQPWAFLEFANLGVLGKLFRSSDLPTLAHFLLLFYREKPLDRLLAHFRVLLAQKDPILCTPFLFYHRAPYDPRNDRQKALGAHRKSSYAPDNPPGAAFTDMKVFEVHSPWEAYTLDESFFWTLNVSAGNHLTVILNQPADLRRVQVLTGTIVEGKYALERGQVELGYGPEGMPQRCSSFVLLGRLLEGQLDQEVVPRSVGHQVSCVRLLANANQAGGLIVRHIYLWEEHARDVGRSG